The proteins below are encoded in one region of Thermothelomyces thermophilus ATCC 42464 chromosome 1, complete sequence:
- a CDS encoding ARP4-like protein: MPPTHPLARSLTVADEVSALVLDPGYCNTRAGYAGEEMPKQVIPSFYGHIDGRDLFGDPVITPRAGFEVRNYMNRDGLVEDWDAATRAWEHVLVNRLQPPRPTPPSKNNLNVGDDGDVEMGENGANEDATDALEKPLAENPLLVSEAPWNPAKAREKAIEVCMESWGCPAFWLSKTPVLAAFAAGKATALVLDVGGSNTSVTAVHDGMVLKRSVQRSPAAGVWLSGQIRSMWKNNEPKVDIVPTFMVENKKPVEAGAPADARLRTFDFPISDSFRAFEEERVLTEFKESVVEVWRGPGRFMAPGNEDYAKSQPGRVFEMPDGSNQMWREQRFRVAEGMWDESAAYPAVGEEATLTKAQTIPALIKAALDGVDVDLRPNLLGNVVVTGSTSLLNGFNDRLNQELTSMYPGLKIKIHAAGLTSERRFGAWIGGSILASLGTFHQMWISRKEYDENGAGIVEKRCK; encoded by the coding sequence ATGCCTCCTACGCATCCCCTCGCTCGATCGCTAACCGTCGCAGATGAGGTCTCTGCCCTTGTTCTCGATCCCGGCTATTGCAACACCCGCGCGGGGTACGCGGGGGAGGAGATGCCTAAGCAGGTCATCCCGTCCTTCTATGGCCATATCGACGGCCGCGACCTCTTTGGCGACCCGGTAATCACGCCGCGTGCCGGTTTCGAAGTGCGCAACTACATGAACCGCGATGGCCTCGTCGAGGACTGGGACGCCGCCACCCGCGCCTGGGAACACGTGCTGGTCAACCGCCTGCAGCCTCCACGGCCAACCCCTCCGAGCAAGAACAACCTCAACGTGggtgacgacggcgacgtggAGATGGGAGAGAACGGCGCCAACGAAGACGCCACCGATGCGCTCGAGAAGCCGCTCGCCGAGAACCCCCTGCTCGTCAGCGAGGCGCCTTGGAACCCGGCCAAGGCCCGCGAGAAGGCGATCGAGGTCTGCATGGAAAGCTGGGGCTGTCCGGCTTTCTGGCTCAGTAAAACCCCCGTCCTGGCTGCCTTCGCCGCCGGCAAGGCTACCGCCCTCGTGCTCGATGTCGGCGGATCGAACACGAGCGTCACGGCCGTCCACGACGGTATGGTGCTCAAGAGGTCTGTCCAGCGATCGCCGGCCGCGGGAGTCTGGCTGAGCGGCCAGATCCGCTCCATGTGGAAGAACAACGAGCCAAAGGTCGACATCGTGCCGACTTTCATGGTCGAGAACAAGAAGCCCGTCGAGGCCGGCGCCCCCGCCGACGCCAGGCTGCGCACCTTTGACTTCCCCATCTCCGACTCGTTCCGCGCCTTCGAGGAAGAGCGCGTGCTCACCGAGTTCAAGGAGTCGGTCGTTGAGGTATGGCGGGGCCCCGGCCGGTTCATGGCCCCCGGGAACGAGGACTACGCCAAAAGCCAGCCGGGCCGCGTGTTCGAGATGCCCGACGGCTCCAACCAGATGTGGCGCGAGCAGCGCTTCCGCGTGGCCGAGGGCATGTGGGACGAGTCTGCCGCGTACCCGGCCGTCGGCGAGGAGGCGACCCTGACCAAGGCGCAGACCATTCCTGCCCTCATCAAGGCGGCGTTGGACGGGGTCGACGTCGATCTGCGGCCGAACCTGCTCGGCAACGTGGTCGTCACGGGGAGCACCAGTCTGTTGAACGGGTTCAACGACCGGCTCAACCAGGAGCTGACGTCCATGTACCCGGGCCTCAAGATCAAGATCCACGCGGCCGGCTTGACGAGCGAGAGGCGATTCGGCGCCTGGATCGGAGGGAGCATCCTGGCCAGCCTGGGCACCTTCCACCAGATGTGGATCTCGAGGAAAGAGTACGACGAAAACGGGGCGGGTATCGTGGAGAAGCGCTGCAAGTAG